A genomic window from Gloeocapsopsis sp. IPPAS B-1203 includes:
- a CDS encoding serine/threonine-protein kinase: MIGKLLGGRYQIVDVLGTGGFGQTYVAQDIHRPGSPRCVVKHLKPASSNSSFLENARRLFQSEAQTLEKLGSHDQIPRLLAYFEENEEFYLVQDFIQGHPLSVALQADRHWSEGRVYHMLREVLGILEYVHSQGVIHRDIKPNNLIQRQEDNKLVLVDFGSVKQAWTQVVTAHGQTKTSFALGTPATIGIGTPGYMPTEQGRGRPRPNSDIYALGIIGIQALTGLSPMRFQEDLDTGEILWLHIVAQVDSALAHLLSKMVRYHFKDRYQTATEVLQDLARINIPEEPANTADFLLEQVPLPCPPQSTIIFTEDTRTSELQHVVPVTLAGSTELYTGQISSQLVSPIMERSLPALRRAQSLAPSRQMSVAQLPPPLPPQPLSDQTSTFALQVNSVNNTDIDPPSNNRVSTSHTVQSQYKLRIGAGITAIILSLVAGYAIYWQPRPSISKPIAQMKSLKAEGRYEECVSQASNLLEKSSYDADAQSILYECQVAQAIRFAGERNFHAAITEASKIPSSAAFYQNVQQLIGQWSNSILETATNEYQSGDLQQAIAIAQHIPELSPIYSEVQTTIKQWNTEWQSNNQHLEAAKTALKAEKWEQAIAEANKVLDTVYWQQQTQPIIQTAESKLAEVKKTAVTAQSTTSPQNTTSAVRTAAIATASTTTPRRTVTPTTTKRVTPQRRSTPVVPVKRVQPRPVNRTTTRTVRRPAATQPRRSTPPRTATPAKPSYSWTTKTIP; the protein is encoded by the coding sequence ATGATAGGCAAATTGCTAGGTGGGCGATACCAAATCGTAGATGTTTTAGGCACTGGTGGCTTTGGTCAAACGTATGTTGCCCAAGACATCCACCGACCAGGTAGTCCTAGATGTGTTGTAAAACACCTCAAGCCTGCTAGCAGCAACTCCAGTTTTTTAGAGAATGCGCGGCGTCTGTTTCAATCTGAAGCGCAAACCTTAGAGAAGCTGGGTAGTCATGACCAAATCCCGAGACTACTCGCTTACTTTGAGGAAAACGAAGAATTTTACTTAGTTCAAGATTTTATTCAAGGTCATCCATTAAGTGTAGCGTTACAAGCAGATAGACACTGGAGCGAGGGAAGAGTCTATCATATGTTACGTGAAGTTTTAGGCATTTTAGAATACGTCCACAGCCAAGGAGTGATTCATCGCGATATCAAGCCAAACAACTTAATTCAACGCCAAGAGGACAACAAGTTAGTCTTAGTTGATTTTGGTTCAGTAAAGCAAGCGTGGACGCAAGTTGTGACTGCCCACGGACAAACAAAAACAAGTTTTGCTCTAGGAACCCCAGCAACAATTGGTATCGGCACGCCAGGATATATGCCCACTGAACAAGGGCGAGGAAGACCACGTCCGAATAGTGATATTTATGCCTTAGGTATTATTGGCATTCAAGCCCTAACTGGTCTAAGTCCGATGCGTTTTCAAGAAGATTTGGACACGGGCGAAATTTTGTGGTTACACATAGTAGCGCAAGTTGACTCAGCACTTGCTCACTTACTTTCAAAAATGGTGCGTTACCACTTTAAAGATCGCTATCAAACAGCAACAGAAGTTTTGCAAGATCTCGCACGCATCAACATACCAGAAGAACCAGCAAATACAGCAGACTTTTTATTAGAACAAGTGCCGCTACCATGTCCGCCACAAAGCACTATCATTTTTACTGAAGACACCAGAACATCAGAACTTCAACACGTTGTTCCAGTCACCTTAGCAGGATCTACAGAGCTGTATACTGGTCAAATTAGCTCGCAGTTAGTTAGCCCAATCATGGAGCGATCGCTTCCAGCGCTGAGAAGAGCGCAATCGCTTGCTCCCAGTCGTCAAATGAGTGTTGCCCAACTGCCACCACCCCTCCCCCCACAACCCCTATCTGACCAGACAAGTACTTTTGCACTGCAAGTCAATTCAGTTAACAACACTGACATTGATCCACCCTCAAATAACCGTGTAAGTACTAGTCATACGGTTCAAAGTCAATACAAGCTGCGCATTGGTGCAGGAATTACAGCAATTATTTTGAGCTTAGTTGCAGGATATGCAATTTACTGGCAACCACGTCCTAGTATCTCTAAGCCGATAGCACAAATGAAGTCACTCAAAGCAGAAGGAAGATATGAAGAGTGCGTTAGTCAGGCTTCTAATTTGTTAGAGAAATCCAGCTATGACGCAGATGCGCAGTCAATTTTATATGAGTGTCAAGTTGCCCAAGCTATAAGATTTGCAGGAGAACGGAACTTTCATGCAGCAATTACAGAAGCCAGTAAAATACCATCTTCAGCAGCTTTTTATCAAAATGTTCAGCAGCTGATTGGACAGTGGTCAAACAGTATCTTAGAAACCGCAACTAACGAATATCAATCAGGCGATCTGCAGCAAGCGATCGCGATCGCGCAACACATTCCTGAATTGAGTCCGATTTATTCAGAAGTGCAAACAACAATCAAACAATGGAACACTGAGTGGCAAAGTAACAATCAACACCTCGAAGCTGCTAAAACTGCTCTCAAAGCTGAAAAATGGGAACAAGCGATCGCTGAAGCGAACAAAGTTTTAGATACAGTCTATTGGCAACAACAAACACAGCCAATTATTCAAACAGCAGAATCAAAGCTTGCAGAAGTTAAGAAAACTGCTGTTACAGCACAGTCAACAACTAGCCCTCAGAACACAACTTCAGCAGTCCGTACTGCTGCGATCGCAACTGCATCTACGACAACTCCAAGACGCACCGTCACGCCAACTACTACAAAACGAGTGACTCCTCAACGCAGAAGTACTCCAGTAGTTCCAGTTAAACGCGTTCAACCACGCCCTGTTAATCGAACGACAACAAGAACTGTCCGCCGCCCCGCAGCAACTCAACCGCGACGTAGCACCCCACCACGCACCGCGACTCCTGCAAAGCCATCATATAGTTGGACAACAAAAACTATACCTTAA
- a CDS encoding aminotransferase class I/II-fold pyridoxal phosphate-dependent enzyme — MIKPILLSTPHMGDRELEFVQEAFKTNWIAPVGPHVDAFEQEFCQAIGASHAAAVSSGTAALHLALRLIGIKPGDEVVCSTLTFIATASPITYLGAKPLFIDSDRTSWNMNPDLLRETLAKRLHQGKLPKAVVVVHLYGQSADLAPIVEACNEYEIPLIEDAAEALGATYKGRSPGTFGHIGIFSFNGNKIITTSGGGMLVSEDADLVAKARFLATQARDPAPHYQHSQIGYNYRLSNVLAGIGRGQLRVLADRVTARRHNFAIYQQELGKLPGIEFMPEATFGRATRWLTCLTVDPDAFGVDREQIRLVLSQQQIEVRPVWKPLHLQPVFSECDRIGGAIAEDLFDRGLCLPSGSNLTSEDLTRVIQAIANLHP; from the coding sequence GTGATTAAACCAATTCTCCTTTCGACCCCACACATGGGCGATCGCGAACTAGAGTTCGTGCAAGAAGCTTTTAAGACTAATTGGATTGCGCCTGTTGGTCCTCATGTTGACGCTTTTGAACAAGAGTTTTGTCAAGCAATTGGTGCAAGTCATGCAGCAGCAGTGAGTTCAGGAACCGCTGCTTTACATTTAGCATTACGCTTGATTGGGATTAAACCTGGTGATGAAGTCGTTTGCTCAACACTAACGTTTATTGCAACGGCAAGTCCAATTACCTACTTAGGGGCAAAACCACTATTTATTGACAGCGATCGCACTTCTTGGAACATGAACCCTGATTTGTTACGGGAAACTCTAGCCAAGCGATTGCATCAGGGGAAACTCCCTAAAGCCGTTGTTGTCGTTCATCTTTACGGACAAAGTGCCGATCTTGCGCCAATTGTAGAAGCTTGCAACGAGTACGAAATTCCGCTGATTGAAGACGCTGCTGAAGCCCTAGGTGCGACGTACAAAGGGCGATCGCCTGGAACGTTTGGGCACATTGGCATTTTTTCGTTTAATGGCAACAAAATTATCACAACTTCCGGCGGCGGGATGTTAGTATCTGAAGATGCTGATTTAGTCGCTAAAGCTCGTTTTTTGGCAACACAAGCCAGAGATCCTGCACCACACTACCAGCATTCTCAAATTGGCTATAACTACCGTCTAAGTAATGTTTTAGCAGGAATAGGACGCGGTCAATTGCGCGTATTAGCAGATCGAGTGACTGCACGACGGCACAATTTTGCAATTTATCAGCAAGAACTAGGTAAGTTACCAGGAATTGAGTTTATGCCAGAAGCAACATTTGGGCGGGCTACACGCTGGTTAACCTGTCTGACAGTTGATCCTGATGCTTTTGGCGTTGATCGCGAACAAATTCGTTTAGTACTATCACAGCAACAAATTGAAGTTCGCCCAGTCTGGAAGCCATTACACCTGCAACCTGTGTTTAGTGAATGCGATCGCATTGGTGGGGCGATCGCCGAAGACTTATTTGACCGTGGCTTGTGTTTACCATCAGGTTCAAATTTAACATCAGAAGATTTAACCAGAGTGATTCAAGCGATCGCCAATCTCCACCCTTGA
- a CDS encoding DUF433 domain-containing protein: MTASPVLTKQYVEQRDRGYWIEGTRVSLDSVVYGFLNGESPESIAQNFPLLELEQIYGGIAFYLANRELIDRYLKEGEAEFEELQQSLREKNLLLYQKLKAAQIQKQDKA; encoded by the coding sequence ATGACAGCATCACCAGTCTTAACAAAGCAATATGTTGAGCAACGAGATAGAGGGTACTGGATTGAGGGAACTCGTGTTTCTCTTGATTCAGTTGTGTATGGTTTCTTAAACGGTGAGTCTCCGGAAAGTATTGCCCAAAATTTTCCTTTGCTTGAACTCGAACAAATCTATGGTGGCATTGCTTTTTACCTTGCCAATCGAGAACTGATTGATCGGTACTTAAAAGAGGGAGAAGCAGAGTTTGAGGAATTGCAGCAGTCCCTCAGAGAAAAAAACTTACTTTTATACCAGAAACTAAAAGCTGCTCAAATCCAGAAACAGGACAAAGCATGA
- a CDS encoding polysaccharide biosynthesis tyrosine autokinase, translating into MESKDASTGFQQYWLMLKRRWLPASIVFSVIFALTAAGLLMRKPTYVAEGKLQFRRTSPTSSLTGLGTEIGQLDPLQYQNTPLDTEAEVMRSAPITTNTINKLNLSDQEGRALSPTQLLNQLSVRNITGTDVLQVTYRDKNPERAAAVVNTLMTSYLENNIVNNRSAAAAARKFIEEQLPEARATLQQRESALRAFREQNRIVSLPEEKRTAVDTSADIQRQINTIQTQLADAQAQSALLQRQLGRGLQQAGTATAASQLPGVQELLAEIQRVESQLATDRGRFQPDHPSIVSSEARQADLERLLQQRVQSSFGANQPQNIRGLQLSPYEQNLTQDLARSEARRLGLNSQLTALSNLQTAYTQKLNGIPQLEQQQGDLERERDTAQATYNLLQQRYQEARIAENQNASNASIISAAFVPPEPVGSRQLSILAAILLGGFAAAATVYILEARDKSLKTVDEAKRIYGLPLLGIIPAFKKSDKPALRQGMERTIPEVVVLNAPRSPFSAVYRMLQANLRFLSSDKELKVIVVSSAVPKEGKSTVAANLAATMAQSGRRVLLVDADMHRPVQHHVWETTHQTGLSNLLVGEAEFRTAIKSAMPNLDVLPAGVTPPNPVALLDSQKMAALMRRFVKDYDFTIIDTPAINVDAEAPILGKMADGVLLVVRPGVSDANNAALAKQFLQQSNQNILGLVVNGVVPENEPQSYYYFSQEYNTVKTNSAPQVVQPKVGK; encoded by the coding sequence ATGGAATCTAAGGATGCTTCTACAGGTTTCCAGCAGTACTGGCTGATGCTGAAGCGGCGGTGGTTGCCTGCTTCTATAGTTTTTAGTGTCATTTTTGCCTTAACTGCTGCGGGTTTATTAATGCGAAAACCAACTTATGTAGCTGAAGGAAAGTTACAATTTCGCAGAACAAGTCCAACATCCTCACTGACAGGATTAGGAACAGAAATAGGGCAGTTAGATCCTTTGCAATATCAAAACACACCCCTTGATACTGAAGCAGAGGTGATGCGATCTGCGCCCATTACAACAAATACAATTAATAAACTTAATCTGAGCGATCAAGAAGGTAGAGCACTCTCCCCAACTCAGCTTCTCAACCAACTCAGTGTCAGAAATATTACTGGTACTGACGTGTTGCAAGTAACTTATAGAGATAAAAATCCAGAACGAGCAGCAGCAGTTGTGAATACTCTGATGACTTCGTATCTTGAGAACAATATAGTTAATAACCGCAGTGCAGCGGCAGCAGCGCGAAAATTTATTGAAGAGCAGTTACCTGAAGCGAGAGCAACTTTACAACAAAGAGAATCAGCTTTACGTGCTTTCCGCGAACAAAATCGCATTGTCTCACTGCCAGAAGAAAAACGGACTGCGGTAGATACATCTGCAGATATTCAAAGACAAATTAATACGATTCAAACTCAGCTAGCAGACGCACAAGCACAATCAGCACTGCTACAAAGACAACTTGGTAGAGGCTTACAACAAGCAGGTACAGCTACCGCGGCAAGTCAGTTACCTGGTGTCCAAGAATTACTCGCAGAAATTCAACGTGTTGAGTCACAACTAGCAACAGATCGCGGACGTTTTCAGCCAGATCATCCTAGTATTGTGTCTTCGGAAGCAAGACAAGCTGATTTAGAACGGTTGTTGCAACAGCGAGTTCAAAGTAGTTTTGGTGCTAATCAGCCACAAAACATTCGTGGTTTACAACTGAGTCCCTATGAGCAAAACTTGACTCAAGACTTGGCACGTTCTGAGGCAAGAAGACTAGGGTTGAATAGTCAACTAACAGCTTTATCAAACCTACAAACAGCTTACACGCAAAAACTCAATGGTATTCCTCAACTAGAACAACAACAAGGAGATTTAGAACGCGAACGAGATACGGCACAAGCTACATATAACTTGTTACAACAGCGCTATCAAGAAGCACGAATTGCAGAAAATCAAAATGCAAGCAACGCGAGTATTATTTCAGCAGCTTTTGTTCCTCCAGAACCAGTAGGTTCTCGTCAGTTGTCAATTTTGGCAGCAATACTACTAGGTGGATTTGCCGCAGCAGCTACAGTTTATATTTTAGAAGCACGAGATAAATCACTGAAAACAGTTGATGAAGCGAAAAGAATTTATGGTTTGCCATTGTTAGGCATTATTCCAGCTTTTAAAAAATCAGACAAACCTGCCCTGCGCCAAGGAATGGAACGTACGATTCCAGAAGTTGTGGTGTTAAATGCTCCGCGATCGCCTTTTAGTGCTGTGTACCGCATGTTACAGGCAAATCTGAGGTTTCTGAGTTCTGACAAGGAACTGAAAGTTATTGTTGTTTCTAGTGCAGTACCAAAAGAAGGTAAATCGACTGTAGCAGCTAATTTAGCAGCAACAATGGCACAATCAGGTAGAAGAGTCTTACTTGTGGATGCGGATATGCATCGCCCTGTACAGCATCATGTCTGGGAAACAACCCATCAAACAGGTTTAAGTAATCTTTTAGTTGGAGAAGCAGAATTTAGAACAGCAATTAAATCCGCAATGCCTAATCTAGATGTCCTTCCGGCAGGAGTCACACCACCTAACCCTGTTGCATTACTCGATTCCCAGAAAATGGCAGCTTTGATGAGGCGATTTGTCAAAGATTACGACTTCACAATTATCGACACACCCGCAATTAATGTAGATGCTGAAGCACCAATTTTAGGCAAAATGGCAGATGGAGTATTGCTTGTTGTCCGCCCTGGAGTCTCAGATGCTAATAATGCGGCTTTGGCTAAACAGTTTCTGCAACAGTCAAACCAAAATATTTTAGGGTTGGTTGTGAATGGTGTTGTCCCTGAAAACGAACCCCAAAGCTACTACTACTTTTCACAAGAGTACAACACTGTTAAGACAAATTCCGCACCACAAGTTGTACAGCCCAAAGTAGGTAAATAG
- a CDS encoding malectin domain-containing carbohydrate-binding protein, producing MTLNYQSDTLNGSFESNSNSLYTNSFNESQALSTLSPLRQHSSIQAAASGPEIEIQNLDNVPYSDRLVFSRIGSLSDPPANGVHDTVTLRTKNLGTSPLRITGVPITGPWELLNNIQVPMTVAPGGQLDLRVRFKATSGNIHNGTLTIKSNDADEANKVIQLSGFWQSVSEGNQEPSLNEILRVFGYQTKVTGPGQKLNQNGLVQAVGDEVLSAYWQRANAAQPVTVRQLAAYHTQDKTATIFWHSKGSDATKVVFTHTGVDGQTLLPRKRDLVQPARGSFTPNGAFGFKIDQEWSDPTKNNQLIDQQKGSPGPSGHHVRFWAVRDRQGQVIPNTWIVAMDYSGINYDYQDNVYLVSNIKPETRNTLYRINVGTNTSFTDSTGKVWSSDTGKGWFSPTNAQAENAGNVQIANTTSDKLYQTYRGKIANNTPLASRVINFNLPVSNPSNLEVRLHFAETYWGAPGRGPGGVGRRVFDVLAEGKLVMNNYDISKAAGGALNATMVAIRGVRVTDGKLTLTFKAEKDFPLISAIEVLRL from the coding sequence ATGACGCTCAACTATCAATCGGATACTTTAAATGGGTCTTTTGAGTCGAATAGCAACTCACTGTACACTAACAGTTTCAATGAGTCGCAGGCTTTAAGTACACTTTCACCTTTAAGACAGCATTCTTCAATTCAAGCTGCAGCAAGTGGTCCTGAAATTGAAATTCAAAACCTCGACAATGTACCTTATAGCGATCGCCTTGTTTTTAGTCGTATTGGTAGCTTGAGCGACCCACCTGCTAATGGAGTTCACGATACAGTTACGCTGCGAACCAAAAACTTAGGTACTAGCCCTCTGAGAATCACAGGCGTACCAATTACAGGACCGTGGGAATTACTCAATAATATTCAGGTTCCCATGACAGTTGCTCCTGGAGGACAGCTGGATTTACGAGTTCGCTTTAAAGCAACGAGTGGCAATATTCATAATGGGACATTAACCATCAAGTCTAACGATGCTGATGAGGCAAACAAAGTTATTCAACTTTCGGGTTTCTGGCAATCAGTATCTGAAGGTAATCAAGAACCCAGTCTAAATGAGATTTTGCGAGTTTTTGGCTATCAAACAAAAGTGACTGGTCCTGGACAAAAACTCAATCAAAATGGTTTAGTACAAGCAGTAGGCGATGAAGTTCTTTCCGCCTATTGGCAACGGGCAAATGCTGCTCAACCTGTCACTGTGAGACAATTAGCGGCTTATCATACCCAAGATAAAACTGCGACAATTTTCTGGCATAGCAAAGGTAGCGACGCAACTAAGGTTGTTTTTACCCATACAGGTGTTGATGGACAAACGCTGCTACCACGTAAACGAGATTTGGTGCAACCTGCACGAGGTTCTTTTACTCCCAATGGAGCTTTTGGCTTTAAAATTGACCAAGAGTGGAGCGATCCAACAAAAAATAATCAATTAATTGACCAACAAAAAGGTAGTCCTGGACCTAGTGGTCATCACGTTCGTTTTTGGGCAGTTCGCGATCGCCAAGGACAAGTGATTCCCAACACTTGGATTGTTGCAATGGACTACTCTGGAATTAACTACGATTATCAAGACAACGTTTATTTAGTCAGCAACATCAAACCAGAAACGCGAAATACTCTGTATCGAATTAATGTAGGAACTAACACTTCTTTTACAGATAGCACAGGTAAAGTGTGGTCTTCTGACACAGGGAAAGGCTGGTTTTCACCAACAAATGCACAAGCAGAGAATGCTGGGAATGTGCAGATCGCAAATACAACTAGTGATAAGCTTTACCAAACTTATCGCGGGAAAATTGCCAATAACACTCCTCTAGCATCGCGCGTGATTAACTTTAACCTCCCAGTTAGCAATCCAAGTAATCTTGAAGTGCGATTACATTTTGCCGAAACCTACTGGGGTGCACCTGGTAGGGGTCCTGGTGGTGTTGGTAGACGCGTGTTTGATGTCCTCGCAGAAGGTAAACTTGTGATGAATAACTACGACATCTCAAAAGCTGCTGGTGGTGCTTTAAACGCAACAATGGTCGCAATTAGAGGTGTAAGAGTTACTGATGGCAAGTTAACTCTCACTTTTAAAGCAGAAAAAGACTTTCCTTTGATTTCTGCTATTGAAGTCTTACGGCTCTAA
- a CDS encoding glycosyltransferase family 39 protein, producing MNAYKTLPNYFKIFLISVLILGIFFRFSNLDKKVYWIDEVHTSVRVVGYRKTEFVDQVPSDRIINVRDLQVFQRLSPEKDWLDTINALAGNAEHTPAYYAIARVAMQIFGSSITVTRGVAAVISLFVFPCIYWLCLELFTSPLVGAIAIALVAVSPLHVLYAQEAREYSLLTVTTLLASIALLRANRQKTKSSWGIYALTVALGLYSHLIFILVCVAHGTYLLVQARFQITKNFIAYIIASLASLITLIPWIILYFINASSIGEWTARTIGVDTLIKRWLLNFNALFFDIKFGYNKVRFFDIENGNDIFQFSFSEPLLYLIPLVIVLVLYSFYVLCRNTPLSCWLFIWTLVIIPASSLLIPDLVSGGQRSSIARYLFPSYLGIQLAVAYLFANRFTTSFQHWQQKAWRLILVIVLSGGILSCIIINQAETWWNKYSSYYNPEVANIINQTNQPLVISSQKRVSRITSLSYELDTKVSILLVSETEISTDISQFSDIFLFRPEADLLAALEQSPNYNLEIIHPIGQLWRIR from the coding sequence ATGAATGCCTATAAAACTCTACCCAATTATTTTAAGATTTTTCTTATTAGTGTATTAATTCTAGGCATATTCTTTAGGTTTTCCAATCTAGATAAAAAAGTTTATTGGATTGATGAAGTTCATACTTCTGTGCGCGTTGTTGGTTATAGGAAAACAGAGTTTGTCGATCAAGTACCAAGCGATCGCATTATCAATGTTAGAGATTTACAAGTATTTCAACGTTTATCTCCAGAAAAAGATTGGCTAGATACAATAAATGCTTTGGCTGGTAATGCAGAACATACACCAGCATACTATGCGATCGCTCGCGTTGCTATGCAAATCTTCGGTAGTTCTATCACAGTTACTCGCGGTGTTGCTGCTGTTATTAGTTTATTTGTGTTTCCCTGCATTTACTGGCTGTGTTTAGAGTTATTTACTTCGCCACTTGTGGGTGCGATCGCTATAGCATTAGTAGCGGTGTCCCCACTACACGTATTGTATGCCCAAGAAGCTAGAGAATATAGTTTACTCACAGTAACTACTTTACTTGCAAGTATTGCCTTGCTACGAGCTAATCGCCAAAAAACAAAGTCAAGCTGGGGAATATACGCTTTAACGGTAGCCTTAGGACTATACTCTCATCTAATCTTTATACTAGTATGTGTAGCTCATGGAACTTACTTGTTAGTTCAAGCAAGATTTCAGATAACCAAAAATTTTATTGCTTATATAATAGCTTCTTTAGCAAGCCTAATTACACTGATTCCCTGGATAATCTTATATTTTATTAATGCAAGTAGCATTGGTGAGTGGACAGCAAGAACAATTGGTGTTGACACGCTCATTAAAAGATGGTTATTAAATTTCAATGCTCTATTTTTTGATATAAAGTTTGGCTATAATAAAGTTCGTTTTTTTGATATAGAAAATGGCAATGATATTTTTCAATTTAGCTTTAGTGAACCTTTATTGTATTTAATTCCTTTAGTTATTGTTTTAGTATTATATTCATTTTATGTGTTATGTCGCAATACACCATTATCATGCTGGCTTTTTATATGGACATTAGTCATAATTCCTGCAAGTAGTTTGCTTATCCCAGATTTAGTATCTGGAGGACAACGTTCAAGTATAGCAAGATATTTGTTTCCCAGTTATCTTGGCATACAATTGGCTGTTGCGTATTTGTTTGCTAATCGGTTTACTACATCTTTTCAACATTGGCAACAAAAAGCGTGGCGTCTTATTTTGGTTATAGTGTTATCCGGTGGAATTTTATCTTGTATTATCATTAACCAAGCAGAAACTTGGTGGAATAAATATAGCAGCTACTATAATCCAGAAGTCGCTAATATTATTAATCAAACAAATCAACCTTTAGTTATTAGTAGTCAAAAACGAGTCAGTCGAATCACGTCTCTTAGCTATGAACTTGACACCAAAGTAAGTATCTTATTAGTAAGTGAGACTGAAATTTCTACAGATATCAGTCAATTTAGTGATATTTTCTTATTTAGACCAGAGGCAGATTTACTAGCAGCTCTTGAACAAAGTCCAAATTATAATTTAGAAATAATTCACCCTATCGGTCAACTTTGGAGAATCCGATAA
- a CDS encoding WD40 repeat domain-containing protein produces the protein MSLQAIVFTALPVLNFSVMPLSALPAIPQLTARHQQLQTQNILAAANVWRGKLSVDTISGGHARPIYTVKFSPNGQVLASGSGDRTVKVWNLGAKKLQYTLTGHKDWISSVAFTPNSQILASASGDKTIKLWDLKSGKIIRTLAGHKDWVSSIAFSPNGVILVSGSNDRTIKIWDIRTGQLLRTITDDGGVAAIAMSPNGEMIATGTFRQRANLWSMKTGKLLHSLSGHARPIYTVAFSPDNKTLASGSNIGEVKLWNTSNGELRRTIVAHKKEVTAISFSGDGETFATASEDRVIRLWNMENGEVVRNLADHSQGITSVAFSQNGLNFATASKDRTIKIWRVSPTGSIS, from the coding sequence ATGTCTTTACAAGCAATTGTGTTTACCGCGCTTCCAGTATTAAATTTTAGTGTTATGCCGTTATCTGCACTACCAGCAATACCACAGCTAACAGCAAGACATCAACAGCTACAGACTCAAAATATCTTGGCAGCGGCAAATGTGTGGCGCGGGAAACTCTCAGTAGATACAATTAGCGGTGGTCATGCTCGACCAATATACACAGTAAAATTTAGCCCCAATGGACAAGTTCTGGCTAGTGGGAGTGGCGATCGCACTGTGAAAGTTTGGAATTTGGGTGCCAAAAAGCTGCAATACACCTTGACAGGGCACAAAGACTGGATTAGTTCAGTAGCATTCACTCCAAACAGCCAAATTTTAGCAAGTGCAAGTGGTGATAAAACAATCAAATTATGGGATCTCAAGTCAGGTAAAATCATCCGCACGCTAGCCGGACACAAAGATTGGGTAAGTTCTATTGCCTTTAGTCCTAACGGTGTGATTTTAGTGAGTGGAAGTAATGACCGCACCATCAAAATATGGGATATCAGAACAGGACAACTTCTCCGGACAATTACAGATGATGGAGGCGTAGCAGCGATCGCAATGAGTCCAAATGGAGAAATGATTGCTACTGGTACTTTTCGCCAAAGAGCAAACCTCTGGAGTATGAAAACAGGTAAGTTACTTCATTCTTTATCAGGACACGCAAGACCAATCTACACAGTTGCCTTTAGTCCTGACAATAAAACCCTAGCTAGTGGGAGTAATATTGGAGAAGTCAAACTTTGGAATACCAGTAATGGCGAACTTCGGCGTACTATAGTTGCACACAAAAAAGAAGTGACAGCAATTAGCTTTAGTGGTGATGGCGAAACTTTTGCAACAGCGAGTGAAGATCGAGTTATTCGACTGTGGAATATGGAAAATGGAGAAGTTGTTCGCAATCTTGCCGATCACTCTCAAGGAATCACGAGTGTAGCTTTTAGTCAGAATGGGCTAAATTTTGCTACTGCTAGTAAAGATCGCACGATTAAGATTTGGCGTGTTTCTCCTACTGGCTCTATAAGTTAG
- a CDS encoding M15 family metallopeptidase — translation MEKPYQQVPILECHEPLVPIPLEKFAVVSPHPYQQLGAVYGDRSPYYLRQSVVSALLTAQTELQRQYPAWRILIFDAYRPVAVQQFMVDYTFGQVARTAGLSVDSLSASQCQEIWQQVYQLWAVPSLDKRYPPPHSTGAAVDVTLVNSMNENVEMGSAIDELSERSHPDYYATSICAEAQQYHHHRQILFKVMHSAGFQRHPSEWWHFSLGDQMWAYLTQANCNDPIVARYGRVD, via the coding sequence ATGGAGAAGCCTTATCAGCAAGTTCCAATTTTAGAGTGTCACGAACCACTTGTTCCGATTCCTCTAGAAAAGTTTGCGGTGGTTTCTCCCCATCCTTATCAGCAATTGGGAGCGGTTTATGGCGATCGCTCTCCTTATTATTTACGTCAAAGTGTCGTATCAGCTTTACTTACTGCTCAAACTGAACTACAAAGACAGTATCCTGCTTGGCGAATTCTGATTTTTGATGCTTATCGCCCTGTAGCTGTGCAGCAATTTATGGTAGATTACACGTTCGGGCAAGTTGCGCGTACTGCTGGGTTGTCAGTAGATAGTTTATCTGCGTCTCAGTGCCAAGAAATTTGGCAACAAGTTTATCAGCTTTGGGCAGTACCTAGTTTAGACAAGCGCTATCCACCCCCACATAGTACTGGTGCAGCAGTAGATGTCACACTTGTCAATAGTATGAATGAGAATGTTGAGATGGGTTCTGCAATTGATGAATTATCAGAGCGATCGCATCCTGATTACTATGCCACTAGTATTTGTGCTGAGGCACAACAATATCACCATCATCGCCAGATACTATTTAAGGTGATGCATTCTGCAGGCTTCCAACGTCATCCTAGTGAATGGTGGCATTTTTCCTTGGGAGATCAAATGTGGGCGTATCTAACACAAGCCAATTGTAACGATCCCATTGTTGCACGTTATGGTCGTGTGGATTAA